In the Helicobacter cetorum MIT 99-5656 genome, TTATTATTAGCGATTTTGATTTTACTAGACTTGTCTTTCCACCACAAAATTATTTTATTTGTGGAGCATAGTCTAAAGGCTGTTCCTTTAGGGCAATTTATTTTTGAACCTGAGTTAGCTAAAAGCATTGTGAAAGCCTTTTCACATCTCTTTGTGATAGGATTTTCTATGGCGTTTCCTATTTTGTGCTTAGTGCTATTGAGCGATATTATTTTTGGCATGATTATGAAAACACACCCCCAATTCAACCTACTTGCTATCGGTTTTCCAGTTAAAATTGCGGTTGCGTTTGTCGGCATTATTTTAATCACTTTTGCTATCATGGGGCGTTTTAAAGATGAAATCAGCCTAGCCTTTAGCACGATTAGCAAAATATTTTAAAGGATAAAACATGATTAGTTTTAAAGAAGCCCTAAAAATCAACTCTAGCATTCCCCTAAAACCCTTAGAAATAGAGACTATCTCTTTATTTGAAAGCGTAGGGCGTGTTCTAGCCAATGATATTATTTGCACCCATGCTTTGCCCAAATTTAATCAAAGTGCCATGGATGGCTATGGTTTTAAAACACAAGATTTAGGCAAAAAAACTAAAGTCATTAAACACATCTTTGCTGGAGAAAATTCAAGCTCTTTAGAAATCAAAGAGAATGAATGCGTTAAAATTATGACCGGAGCTATGGTGCCAAAGGGCGTAGAAACTATCATTCCTATAGAATGCATGCTAGAGAGCGATAAAAATTTCGCCCTAGCTCCCAAAGACTTCAAAACTAATGCTAATATCCGTTTAAAGGGCGAAAACGCTTCCTTAAACAGCGTTCTAGTAACCAAAAATACCCATTTGAATTATGGGCATATCGCACTCATTGCATCTCAAGGATTAAGAGAAATCAAAGTGTTTAGAAAATTAAAAATCGCCCTATTCAGTAGTGGCGATGAATTAGTGCCTTTAGGGCAAAACGCCTTAGAACACCAAATTTATGATGTCAATTCAGTAAGTATTTTTAACATGCTTAAAAACTATAACACGCATTTTTTAGGCATTTTAAAAGATGATAAAGACTTACAGCTCAAACAACTTGAATTACAAGACTATGATGTTATCCTTTCAAGTGCAGGAGTGAGTGTGGGGGATAAAGACTTTTTTAAAGACGCTTTGAAAGAAAAAAACGCCCTATTTCATTATGAAAAAGTCAATCTCAAACCCGGAAAACCCATAACTTTAGCTCAGCTTGATACAAGTATTGTTGTGGGCTTACCCGGTAATCCTTTGAGTTGCTTATTAGTTTTACGCACTTTGATTTTACCCCTACTAGAGCGACTATCCTTAAACAAAGACTTTGGGTTAAAAACCTTCAAGGCTAAAATTAATGCCCCCCTAAAGCTTAAAGGCAAACGCACGCACTTGATTTTAGGCAACTATTTAGAAAACAAATTCATTCCCTACAATAATAATCATTATGAAGCCGGAGCCATTCAAGCTCTAGCACAGGCTGATACAATCGCTTTAATTGATGAAGGAGTAGAATTAGTTCAGGGCGAAATTGAAATTTTAAGGTTTGAAAATTAACCCCTTAATTTATCCAAATCCTAATTCTTACACTTATACATTCAAAATGATATAATTATGTGATTCTGAAAAACCCCTACTTAAAAGGTTCTGTCTGTGGATAACTATACCTATAGTGAATTATTAAAAAGCTTACAAAACAAATGCGACAATATCGCTCAAATCATCAAACCTGATGAGATTAAGCAAGAATTAGAACGCATTCAAAAAGAGCAAGAAGACCCTAATTTTTGGCAAGACGCTTTGAAAGCTAGAGACATCAATAAAGAAAAGGTGCGTTTGACTCGTTTGCTAGAAACCTATCAAAAAACCCAAAACGCTTTAGATGAAAGCCTAGAATTATTTGAGCTCGCTCAAAATGACAACGATGAAGCTACCCTATCCTTACTTTATGAAGAAGCCCAAGACTTAGAACACAGCGTTCAAAAAGTAGAGATTGAAGTCATGCTTAGTGGTGAAAATGATAACTCAAACGCCATTATTACCATTCAGCCGGGTGCTGGGGGGACTGAGAGTCAAGATTGGGCGAGCATTTTATATCGCATGTATTTGAGATGGGCAGAAAGAAGGGGCTTTAAAAGCGAGATTTTAGACTATCAAGATGGCGAAGAGGCGGGTATTAAAGGGGTAGCTTTTATCATTAAAGGCGAAAACGCTTATGGCTATTTGAAAAATGAAAGCGGGGTGCATAGGTTAGTTAGAATCTCACCCTTTGATGCGAATGCCAAACGCCATACAAGTTTTGCAAGCGTGCAAATTAGCCCAGAATTAGATGATGGTATTGATATAGAAATTGATGAAAAAGATGTGCGTTATGATTATTATAGGGCTAGTGGGGCGGGCGGTCAACATGTCAATAAGACAGAGAGTGCAGTAAGAATCACGCATTTTCCAACAGGCATTGTGGTGCAATGTCAAAATGACAGAAGTCAGCACAAGAACAAGGCGAGCGCTTTAAAAATGCTTAAATCTAAACTTTATGAATTAGAATTAGAAAAACAACAAAATAGTGCCAAAAACGAAGAAAAAAGCGAAATTGGCTGGGGACATCAAATTAGAAGCTATGTTCTAGCCCCCTATCAGCAAGTCAAGGACGCTCGCTCAAATAGTGCCTATAGCAATGTAGAGGCGATTTTAGATGGCGATATTGATGAAATTTTAGAGGGTGTTTTGATAGCTAAAGCTTAAGTATGCTAGAATTACAGCAATTGGCTACGAATATGGAATGCTTTGATAAAATGCGATTTTATGTGAGGAATTAAAAATGACACAAGAAGAACTAGATGCTTTAATGAATGGTGGCAACCTAGAGAGCTTAGATGACATAAAAGAATCCACCAACAATTCTCATAACGATTCACAAGAAGAAGACTCTAAAGATAGTGAAAAAATGACTGTCAAAAAAGAAGATGCTGAAAAATATGGTAAGATTAGCCCTAATGAGTGGCCACCACCTCCCCCTACTGAAGAGCATAAAATCGTGCATCAATTAGATGATGTTACAAGAGATTCTGAGGCTAAAGCAACACAGATTTTTGACCAATTAGATTTAATTGGTGCGGGTGCAGATAAAATCGTTAAAATGGTGAAAAAAATCCAAGAACCCCTAAAAAAACACCAAGAGATTTTTGAGAATTTACATACCAATTTTCCTAGCATTGAAGCTTTTAAAAACGCCTTAGAAGAGCAACAAGAAATGTTAACCTCTCTCAAAACCATTAAAGAAGAAGCTGAAGGATGTTCTGATGGCTCCATGCAAGCTATGGATATTATGCAGTTTCAAGACATTCATCGCCAAAAGATTGAAAGGGTCGTTAATGTCATGCGTGCACTTAGTCAGTATATGAACTCTTTATTTGAGGGCAAGATTGATGATTCTAAGCGTGTGAGTTCTGCCACTTATATCGCTGGTGATGAAAAAGAAGATTTAGCGAGCGCTGATGATATTGAAGCCTTAATTGCTTCTTTTGGAGCTAAGTAATTTTGAATAAAATTGCTGAATTGCTCTCTCCAGCGGGTAATTTAAAAAAACTTAAAATCGCTTTGAATTATGGTGCCGATGCGGTTTATGGGGGAGTAAGTCATTTTTCCTTACGCAATCGTGCGAGCAAAGAATTTACTTTGGATTCATTTAAGGAAGGGATTGACTACGCCCACAGCTTAAATAAAAAAGTCTATGCCACGATTAATGGCTTTCCTTTTAACGCCCAACTCAAACTCTTAGAAGAGCATATTTCTAAAATGGCAGAGCTTAATCCTGATGCTTTTATCATCGCTACTCCTGGTGTTGTAAGATTAGCTCAAAAAATCGCTCCAAACATTCCTATCCACTTATCTACACAAGCAAATGTTTTAAATGTGCTTGATGCGCAAGTGTTTTATGATATGGGGGTTAAGCGCATTGTGTGTGCGAGAGAATTAAGCCTAAATGATGCCATTGAGATTAAAAAAGCGTTGCCTAATTTAGAATTAGAAATCTTTGTGCATGGGAGCATGTGCTTTGCATTTTCTGGGCGTTGCTTGATTTCAGCCTTACAAAGTGGGCGTGTGCCAAATCGTGGCAGTTGTGCGAATGATTGCAGATTTGATTATGAATATTATGTGAGAAACCCCGATAATGGCGTAATGATGAGACTTGTTGAAGAAGAGGGTGTAGGCACACATATTTTCAATGCCAAAGATTTAAATTTATCAAGTCATATTGCTGAAATTCTAAGCTCTAATGCCATTAGCGCACTTAAAATTGAAGGGCGCACTAAGTCTGATTATTATGCCGCACAAACCACACGCATTTATCGCTTGGCTATTGATGATTTTTATCACAATATCCATCGCCCTAATTTCTATGCTGATGAATTGAACACGCTTAAAAATAGGGGCTTTACCGATGGCTATTTAATGCGAAGACCCTTTGAAAGGCTTGATACACAAAACCACCAAACAGCCATTAGTGAGGGAGATTACCAAGTTAATGGCGAGATTACTGAAGATGGACACTTTTTTGCATGCAAATTCACCACTACCACCAACATCGCCTATGAAATCATCGCCCCAAAAAACGCCACTATCACGCCCATTGTCAATGAGATTGGCAAAATTTATGCATTTGAAAAGCGCTATTACTTGGTGCTGTATAAAATTCTTTTAGAAAATAACACCGAATTAGAAACTATCCATAGTGGGAATGTCAATCTAGTGCGTTTGCCAGCCCCTTTGCCCGCTTTTAGTTTTCTGCGCACTAAGTTAGGGTCTAAGAGCTTGAATTAATTATAGCTTTAAGTAAGATAGAGTATTCTTTTAAATGACTATTTTAAAAAGAGAAACACCATGCAATTAGAAACAATCACGCTCGCTAACATTTATGAAGAACAGGGATTTCAAGAAGAAGCGTTACAAATTTATACCAACATTTTAAAAAAAAATCCTAACCATAAAGAAGCTTTAAAACATGTGGAACGCTTGGCAAAAGTTCCCAAAGATACTGAAAGCACTAATGAAAACACTCATGCTTATCTCAAAAAAGACTTTGAGCCAGTCTTAAATCCGACCCTAGAAGAACACTATTTAAACTTTATCAAAGGAAGTGGTTTGAGCTTAAATACTTTAGAAAAATGGCTTGTAGAATGGAATTAAAAAATATTATTTCAGAAACCCTTAATGAAATTCAAAAAGTGGCTAAAACCATAGATGACGAATTTGATGTTACTAAAAAGGTGTCGTCATTTTTCAAAACGCCCCCTTGCTTGCAAAACGCACAAAATACAAATGAAACAACAAATACCACCTTAGAACAAGAAAGTGTCTCTAAAACTAATCAAAAGATGGAAAAAGAAGAAGAAACACAAGAAAAAATTATAGAAGAAACCATAACAGAGACTTCCGAGAAAACTTGCGTTTCAAACGAGCAAGTTTTTTTAAAAGATTTATTAGACAGAACCCTAGTACTATTTAAAGGAATGCAAGCCTTAGAGCCACAAGAAGCCATAGAGCGTTTGGATTTGGTGGTGCATTTTTTAGAATATCAATTGAGCGTGCTTGAGAAGCGTTTGGAATTTTTAGAACAAGAGCCTAAAGAGTGCTAAGTCTTTTTAGCTTTTTGTTTTTAGGTTATCTTTAGTAAGAAAGTGTTAGAATTAAATTTTTAATAACATTATGAAATCAAAGTTTGTGGTTTTAAAGACTTATAAAATTCAAATATAATGAAGGAGTTAGCTAAACATGGTAGAAGTTTTAATGATAGAAGATGATATTGAATTAGCCGAATTTTTGAGCGAATTTTTATCTCAACATGGCATTCATGTAACTAATTATGATGAGCCATATACCGGCATTAGTGCGGCTAACACACAAAATTATGATTTGCTTTTATTGGATTTAACCTTGCCTAATTTAGATGGCTTAGAAGTGTGCAGACGCATTTCCAAACAAAAACATATCCCTATTATTATTTCTTCGGCAAGGAGTGATGTAGAAGATAAAATTAAAGCGTTAGATTATGGGGCTGATGATTATATTCCTAAGCCCTATGACCCTAAGGAATTATTAGCCCGTATTCAATCTCTACTCAGACGCTCTAGCAAAAAAGAAGAGAGCAATGAACAAGGCGATTTGAGTGTCTTTAGAGTGGATAAGGATAGCCGAGAAGTCTATATGCATGAAAAGAAGCTAGACTTAACCAGAGCGGAATACGAAATCCTTTCTTTATTGATTAGCAAGAAGGGCTATGTATTCAGTCGTGAATCTATCGCCATAGAGAGCGAAAGCATTAACCCTGAAAGCTCTAATAAGAGTATTGATGTGATTATTGGTCGTTTGCGTGCTAAAATTGAGAAAAACCCCAAACAACCACAATACATTATTTCCGTTAGGGGAATTGGCTATAAACTAGAATATTAATGCCAGTTCAGAATTAAGGAGTAAGGGGCTTTGCGTTTTTCTATCTTTTCTAAAGTCATCATTTTATTTTTGATAACGCTCTTTAGTTTTGGGGCGTTCGCTTACTACTTTGTGTATTCTCAAATGAATCATGAAAGCCATCAAAACGAAATGCGCCACTATCAATTTGTTACCACGATTAATGAGATTTTGAATAACTACTCTGATTATGGAACCGTAGAGGACTATCTCTATAAAATCGGATTTAGAGAAACCACGATAGATAATTTAGAAAAAATTTTAGCTAAGAGACGCAGTCAAATTTTACGCCATAGAGAAATAGGGCATGCGGAGGTGTTTAAATTCAGCGATAAGGTTTTTATCCTTTTAAAAAAGAACGAACATTTTGTGCTTTATAAAGACTTGCATTCCATTTCATACAGAAATTATTTCTTTGCGATTACAGCAGGTTTACTACTCATTTTACTACTCTTTTTATTTGTTTTACAAAGCTTGTTGCCCTTAAGAGAGTTACGCATGCAAGTGCATCGCTTTGCTAAGGGCGATAAAGAGGTTATCTGTAAAAGCGACCAAAAAGATGAAATAGGAGATTTAGCTAACGAATTTGACAATTGTATTCAAAAAATCAATGCCATGAATGAATCACGGGTTTTATTCTTACGCTCTATCATGCATGAATTACGCACGCCTATTGCTAAAGGTAAAATACTCACCGCTATGCTAGAAGAAGAGTTGTTTCAAAAACGCTTCACATCTATCTTTGACCGCCTTAACATGTTGATTGAGCAATTCGCTCGTATTGAACAACTCGCTTCTAAAAATTATACGAGCAATAAAGAAAAATTTTTAATGAGTGATTTAATGGATAGGGTTGAAAAAATGCTTTTAATTGATGAGACTAAAGAAAGCCCTATCCATTTATCTTCTTCACACTACATTATTGAAGCGGACTTTGACCTGTTTTCTATCGTGCTAAAAAACATGATAGACAATGCTATCAAATACAGCGATGACAAACAGGTTTGTATAGATTTCATAGGAAATGACTTGGTCGTTTCTAATTATGGAGAGCCTTTAAAAGAAGATTTTGAAAAATACCTACAGCCTTATTTTAAAGCTGCTAATCCTAGCGAAGCCCATGGTTTTGGACTTGGCATGTATATTATTAAAAATGCCTTAGAAGCTATGGGGTTGGAATTGAGTTATCATTACAGCAAAGGGAAAAATTGTTTTAGCATTCATGATTGTGTTTTCAATAATTTTTGCGACTTAGAAGACAATGAAGAAGCAGTTACCCCCCCCCCCCCAGAAAAAATCAAAAAGATAGAAGAAGTCAATTTTGGAACTAAAAGCTAAGAGTTTAATTTTTTTAATAAAGAGAGACGATGTTTAAGAGACTACGCCGTATGCGTTCTAATCAAAATTTAAGAGATTTAGTAACAGAAATCAGATTAAACATTAAAGATTTTATCGCCCCCTTATTTGTCATAGAAGGCAATAATATTAAAAACGAGATTAGCTCTATGCCTGAAGTGTATCAAATGAGTATTGAACATGTTTTAAAAGAGTGCGAAGAATTACAAAGTTTAGGTATAAATGCAATCTTACTTTTTGGCATACCTAAAGAAAAAGACACGCTAGGTAGCCATGCCTTAAATGAAAATCACATTGTAGCAAGAGCGACTAGAGAAATTAAAAAACGATTTCCTAATCTTGTAATTGTGGCGGATTTGTGCTTTTGCGAATACACAGAGCATGGGCATTGTGGGATTTTAGAAAATGGCTGTGTTAATAACGATAAAACGCTAGAGATTTTAAACGCTCAAGGGATAATCTTAGCAGAAAGTGGGATAGATTTGCTTGCTCCAAGCAACATGATGGATGGGAATGTGCTAAGTTTAAGAAAAGCCCTAGATGGTGCAGGTTTTTCGCATATGCCTATTATGAGCTATTCTACTAAATTTGCTAGTAGCTATTATGGGCCTTTTAGAGATGTGGCAAACTCCACGCCTAGTTTTGGGGATAGAAAAAGCTATCAAATGAACTATGCCAACAGAAAAGAAGCCCTTTTAGAAAGCTTGGAAGATGAAAAGCAAGGGGCGGATATTTTAATGGTAAAGCCCGCTTTAGCGTATTTAGATATTGTTAGAGAAATTAGAAATCATACTTTACTACCCTTAGCGGCGTATAATGTGAGTGGGGAATATGCGATGTTAAAACTCGCTCAAAAGCACAACTTAATTAATTATGAAAACACTTTATTAGAAACGATGACTTGCTTTAAAAGAGCGGGCGCAGATATTATTATTAGCTATCATGCCAAAGAAGTAGCAATTTTATTAAGAAAGGAATTAAATGGGAAGAGCATTTGAATACAGACGAGCCGCTAAAGAAAAACGCTGGGATAAGATGAGTAAGATTTTTCCTAAACTTGCTAAAGCTATCACTCTAGCGGCAAAAGAAGGTGGGGGAGACCCAACTACTAACGCAAAGCTTCGCACAGCCATTTTGAATGCTAAGGCACAAAACATGCCTAAAGACAATATTGATGCAGCCATTAAAAGAGCCACGAGTAAAGAGGGTAATTTAAGCGAAATCACTTATGAAGGCAAGGCAAATTTTGGTGTGCTAATTGTTATGGAGTGCATGACAGATAACCCTACTAGAACCATTGCTAATCTCAAAAGCTATTTCAATAAAACTCAAGGGGCAAGTATTGTGCCTAATGGCTCTTTAGAGTTTATGTTTAACAGAAAAAGCGTGTTTGAATGTTTGAAGAGCGAAGTAGAAAATCTGAAATTAAGCCTTGAAGATTTAGAACTCGCCTTAATTGATTATGGTTTAGAAGAATTAGAAGAAATAGAAGATAAGATTATTGTTAAGGGGGATTATAATAGTTTTAAACTTTTAAATGAAGGGTTTGAAAGCTTGAATCTACCTATCTTAAAAGCTGGTTTGCAACGCGTTGCTACAAGCCCTATTGAATTGAATGATGAGCAAATGGAATTAACTGAAAAATTGCTAGATAGAATTGAAGATGATGATGATGTGGTGGCACTTTATACAAATATTGAATAAAAGAAGAGCCTAGACTTCAAAACTAAGCTCTAAAAGAACCTTTTTCCTACTCGCTCGCCCCCCAAAAAAGGACTTACTACTAATATCTAATGCTTATTATGAATCATTTCTAACATCTTGCAACTACTACTAAAGCCCAAAGAACACCCTTCTTTGTAAAATGAAGCCGCTTTAGGCAAATCTTTTGTGGCACCCTTACCATTGAAATACATAGCCGCAACATTATGACAACCACTTCCATCCTTTAAATGGCAACCCTTTTTATAAAGAGCCATGGCTTGCTGTTCATTTTTGCCCACATGTATACCGGTCTCATACATGTAGCCCAAGCCCACACAACTTGCCCCATTCTTTAAATGGCAACCTCTTTTGAAACTCGCGAGAGCTTTTTTTAAATCTTTTTCTACACCTTTTCCGTTTCTATACATATGCCCCACAAGATTACAACTAATCCCATAATCCAATCTGCATGCTTTCTGAGCATAATAAAAGGCCTTAGAATAGTCCTGCTCGACACCCACACCATTAAAATACATAAAACCTAAACCACCACAGCTCACTCCACCCATAAGATGGCAACCCCTTCTATAGTAGGACATCGCCCTTGAAAAGTCTTTTTCCACCCCATCGCCATCCTCATACATAGAACCTAGGCTAGCACAACTAAGATTGTCTTTCAGACTACAACCCCTCTTATAGTAATCAACAGCCCTTGAAAAATCCTGCTCCACACCATCGCCATCCTCATACATAGAGCCTAAAGTCGTGCAACTAACACCCACTCTCAAATTACAACCTCTCTTGTAAAAAGATACCGCTTGCTGATAATTTCCATTCTTAAGGGCTTCATTACCTTTCTTAAGATACCCCTCACCTGTTGTAGCCATCAAACCACTAAGGCAACCTACCACTACCATCAACATAAAAACCAATTTTTTAGTCCGGCTGTTTATCATTGTATTCCTTAAAAACTATAAGTCTAAACTCCAAAAGGCATCTGAATTCAATAAAACCCCACCAAAGTAAAAACTCCAATCTAATTATGTTATTATAGTATAATATTACTCAACTGAATAAAATTCTTTGATTTAATTTTCTAAGAATACCAAACAAAATATTGGGCTTTGAGCCTACATAGTTGGGAAACAAGAGAGTAACAAAAGATGAGCGTGGTCATTCCTATTGTTGTAGCCTTTGATGATAATTATTGTATTCCAGCTGGTGT is a window encoding:
- the cheZ gene encoding protein phosphatase CheZ; this translates as MTQEELDALMNGGNLESLDDIKESTNNSHNDSQEEDSKDSEKMTVKKEDAEKYGKISPNEWPPPPPTEEHKIVHQLDDVTRDSEAKATQIFDQLDLIGAGADKIVKMVKKIQEPLKKHQEIFENLHTNFPSIEAFKNALEEQQEMLTSLKTIKEEAEGCSDGSMQAMDIMQFQDIHRQKIERVVNVMRALSQYMNSLFEGKIDDSKRVSSATYIAGDEKEDLASADDIEALIASFGAK
- the hemB gene encoding porphobilinogen synthase; this encodes MFKRLRRMRSNQNLRDLVTEIRLNIKDFIAPLFVIEGNNIKNEISSMPEVYQMSIEHVLKECEELQSLGINAILLFGIPKEKDTLGSHALNENHIVARATREIKKRFPNLVIVADLCFCEYTEHGHCGILENGCVNNDKTLEILNAQGIILAESGIDLLAPSNMMDGNVLSLRKALDGAGFSHMPIMSYSTKFASSYYGPFRDVANSTPSFGDRKSYQMNYANRKEALLESLEDEKQGADILMVKPALAYLDIVREIRNHTLLPLAAYNVSGEYAMLKLAQKHNLINYENTLLETMTCFKRAGADIIISYHAKEVAILLRKELNGKSI
- a CDS encoding molybdopterin molybdotransferase MoeA; the encoded protein is MISFKEALKINSSIPLKPLEIETISLFESVGRVLANDIICTHALPKFNQSAMDGYGFKTQDLGKKTKVIKHIFAGENSSSLEIKENECVKIMTGAMVPKGVETIIPIECMLESDKNFALAPKDFKTNANIRLKGENASLNSVLVTKNTHLNYGHIALIASQGLREIKVFRKLKIALFSSGDELVPLGQNALEHQIYDVNSVSIFNMLKNYNTHFLGILKDDKDLQLKQLELQDYDVILSSAGVSVGDKDFFKDALKEKNALFHYEKVNLKPGKPITLAQLDTSIVVGLPGNPLSCLLVLRTLILPLLERLSLNKDFGLKTFKAKINAPLKLKGKRTHLILGNYLENKFIPYNNNHYEAGAIQALAQADTIALIDEGVELVQGEIEILRFEN
- a CDS encoding YebC/PmpR family DNA-binding transcriptional regulator, with protein sequence MGRAFEYRRAAKEKRWDKMSKIFPKLAKAITLAAKEGGGDPTTNAKLRTAILNAKAQNMPKDNIDAAIKRATSKEGNLSEITYEGKANFGVLIVMECMTDNPTRTIANLKSYFNKTQGASIVPNGSLEFMFNRKSVFECLKSEVENLKLSLEDLELALIDYGLEELEEIEDKIIVKGDYNSFKLLNEGFESLNLPILKAGLQRVATSPIELNDEQMELTEKLLDRIEDDDDVVALYTNIE
- a CDS encoding tetratricopeptide repeat protein — translated: MINSRTKKLVFMLMVVVGCLSGLMATTGEGYLKKGNEALKNGNYQQAVSFYKRGCNLRVGVSCTTLGSMYEDGDGVEQDFSRAVDYYKRGCSLKDNLSCASLGSMYEDGDGVEKDFSRAMSYYRRGCHLMGGVSCGGLGFMYFNGVGVEQDYSKAFYYAQKACRLDYGISCNLVGHMYRNGKGVEKDLKKALASFKRGCHLKNGASCVGLGYMYETGIHVGKNEQQAMALYKKGCHLKDGSGCHNVAAMYFNGKGATKDLPKAASFYKEGCSLGFSSSCKMLEMIHNKH
- the arsR gene encoding acid response regulator transcription factor ArsR; translation: MVEVLMIEDDIELAEFLSEFLSQHGIHVTNYDEPYTGISAANTQNYDLLLLDLTLPNLDGLEVCRRISKQKHIPIIISSARSDVEDKIKALDYGADDYIPKPYDPKELLARIQSLLRRSSKKEESNEQGDLSVFRVDKDSREVYMHEKKLDLTRAEYEILSLLISKKGYVFSRESIAIESESINPESSNKSIDVIIGRLRAKIEKNPKQPQYIISVRGIGYKLEY
- the arsS gene encoding acid-sensing histidine kinase ArsS; translated protein: MRFSIFSKVIILFLITLFSFGAFAYYFVYSQMNHESHQNEMRHYQFVTTINEILNNYSDYGTVEDYLYKIGFRETTIDNLEKILAKRRSQILRHREIGHAEVFKFSDKVFILLKKNEHFVLYKDLHSISYRNYFFAITAGLLLILLLFLFVLQSLLPLRELRMQVHRFAKGDKEVICKSDQKDEIGDLANEFDNCIQKINAMNESRVLFLRSIMHELRTPIAKGKILTAMLEEELFQKRFTSIFDRLNMLIEQFARIEQLASKNYTSNKEKFLMSDLMDRVEKMLLIDETKESPIHLSSSHYIIEADFDLFSIVLKNMIDNAIKYSDDKQVCIDFIGNDLVVSNYGEPLKEDFEKYLQPYFKAANPSEAHGFGLGMYIIKNALEAMGLELSYHYSKGKNCFSIHDCVFNNFCDLEDNEEAVTPPPPEKIKKIEEVNFGTKS
- a CDS encoding tetratricopeptide repeat protein, which translates into the protein MQLETITLANIYEEQGFQEEALQIYTNILKKNPNHKEALKHVERLAKVPKDTESTNENTHAYLKKDFEPVLNPTLEEHYLNFIKGSGLSLNTLEKWLVEWN
- a CDS encoding peptidase U32 family protein, with protein sequence MNKIAELLSPAGNLKKLKIALNYGADAVYGGVSHFSLRNRASKEFTLDSFKEGIDYAHSLNKKVYATINGFPFNAQLKLLEEHISKMAELNPDAFIIATPGVVRLAQKIAPNIPIHLSTQANVLNVLDAQVFYDMGVKRIVCARELSLNDAIEIKKALPNLELEIFVHGSMCFAFSGRCLISALQSGRVPNRGSCANDCRFDYEYYVRNPDNGVMMRLVEEEGVGTHIFNAKDLNLSSHIAEILSSNAISALKIEGRTKSDYYAAQTTRIYRLAIDDFYHNIHRPNFYADELNTLKNRGFTDGYLMRRPFERLDTQNHQTAISEGDYQVNGEITEDGHFFACKFTTTTNIAYEIIAPKNATITPIVNEIGKIYAFEKRYYLVLYKILLENNTELETIHSGNVNLVRLPAPLPAFSFLRTKLGSKSLN
- the prfB gene encoding peptide chain release factor 2, which translates into the protein MDNYTYSELLKSLQNKCDNIAQIIKPDEIKQELERIQKEQEDPNFWQDALKARDINKEKVRLTRLLETYQKTQNALDESLELFELAQNDNDEATLSLLYEEAQDLEHSVQKVEIEVMLSGENDNSNAIITIQPGAGGTESQDWASILYRMYLRWAERRGFKSEILDYQDGEEAGIKGVAFIIKGENAYGYLKNESGVHRLVRISPFDANAKRHTSFASVQISPELDDGIDIEIDEKDVRYDYYRASGAGGQHVNKTESAVRITHFPTGIVVQCQNDRSQHKNKASALKMLKSKLYELELEKQQNSAKNEEKSEIGWGHQIRSYVLAPYQQVKDARSNSAYSNVEAILDGDIDEILEGVLIAKA
- a CDS encoding CiaD-like domain-containing protein, which gives rise to MELKNIISETLNEIQKVAKTIDDEFDVTKKVSSFFKTPPCLQNAQNTNETTNTTLEQESVSKTNQKMEKEEETQEKIIEETITETSEKTCVSNEQVFLKDLLDRTLVLFKGMQALEPQEAIERLDLVVHFLEYQLSVLEKRLEFLEQEPKEC